Below is a genomic region from Prunus persica cultivar Lovell chromosome G3, Prunus_persica_NCBIv2, whole genome shotgun sequence.
CATTCAGTTTTTAGGTTCTCTTTCAACGATTATCCATGCGGAAAAAAAACAGCTAAATCAGAAACTGTTTACATATTTAATTATCCACATTTACAATTCAAATTTATCTAACAAACTGCGTTTTTCTGCACATTTTTTAAGACTAAAAAACTTTCAATCTGGATGATTTTTTGAAGGGTTAACCTTAATAACCTAAAatatagacggtttggattgttgaaatAAATTGTTGGATAGCCTAGCCCTAGGAAGGATGTGTGCACTTTTGAAGGGTAACCTTAAGATAACCTAAAATATTGACGGTTCGGATTGTTGAAATAAATTGTTGGGTAGCCTAGCCCTAGGAAAGATGTGTGCACTTTTCTTACAATAAAGACATCCTTAACCTACAAatattcacacacacacacacacacacacacacacacacatatataatatacaaatatatatgtatatatatatatatcggaGAGAAGCTAACAGAAGCTTGAAGATAGAAGAAAATGGCATCAAACTCAAGTATCTCAATTAGTAGGTGAAAACAAGAGTCTTTGATGGCATGTTACATTTCCAATGATAAATTAACACAGACAAGGTGAATTGAAACCAAAGAACGAAAAGGACCAAAAGTAAAATTACCTGATATGCGATACGAACCGCGAACCCAGTGCTCAAAGAACCCTAGCAACGGAACAGCAAAGCTAAAGTACGAGAAATTAagaaacttttaaataaaattaggaaAATGAATTTGTGAAACCCTAACGAAGGTGAGAGAGGGATTACAGTGAGAAAATTTTGGTGGCGCTGAGCTGAGTTAAGCAGCAGAGCAGCGATGGATGGCGCTGTGGGCGCACAAGCAGAGAGCTGTGGATGGCGCGGAAGTGAGGGCTCCAAGTGAAGAGAGAGTTTCAACAGGGAATGGATGAGATTGCGTGGCTAGACCACTGAAGTACTAAACGGTGCGTCCTGGCTTGGTttccaaacaaatcaaaacgaCGTCTCTAGATTCTTCACCATTTCAATAAGACTCGTTTTGAggtccaatttttttaaaaataaagtggTTTTAAAAGCTAATTAGTAATGTTAACTCgatgattcttttttttaatcaaaactGGCCTCTTGGCACATGcgtggttttcttttttattttttattttatttttaaaattaaaaaagataatagatagttgtgttttataaaaataagttttattatttgatttttcttttaattttaattttttaatataaaaaaatgtgaatttattatattatccttatttaattaataatttcaattcttaacgtttgcattaaccaatggcattttctgatattttgaatgtttcatcattctctgtcttttgctttatatatatagtgtatATAGATAGATTAACTTATTATAAAAagtataattattatttgatgTACTGACATTATTTTCACATTTTCAAGAGGTCATGAGTTTAAGTTTCGTGAATAACAGtaagtttataaaataaaaaaaaactaatattaatgatattaacttttttaatcaaaattatttatatatttatataatttatgaatttattatgttATTGTCTctcttattattaaaaaaaaaaaaattttaaaagtgtCATCTCCGATGCTCCAGAAATTTCTTAGTGTCAAATTTAGTATCAAAAGCCATACCAAattggaaaatgaaaatgagattTGGTCTTTGTGGTTTGAAGTGGGACCCACCAAATTTCTTCTTATTCCTcccaaatataaaatatatatatatatatatatatatattctcacCATTAAATCAACGTTGAAAATAATCTCTCTACATCAGTAGATGACGTGGAATACTTAATGTTTTAAGACATAACAATTTTgagtgattttattttaattctaaatTTTCTCCCAAATCCCGTTGGGTACAAATTGGGCTTTCTTGAATTGTCTCAAAGCCCATTGGGCTATTGCTTCAAAAATATCTCATACTTGTTCACCCTGCCAGGTCCCCCTTCGGCCTTTATCTTCAGAAAGTGCACAAAAAGATCCAACCACCAGCCACGTCAGAGGCCCCCTTCAAGTTGAAAGTCAAAAAAGACCCTAAAAAGTACACatgtaaaaacaataaaaaataggaaaaatagACCACTCATTCCTTCCACGTCCTCCCACGTGTCCGATCTTATCCACTTCCCTCACCAAGCTCCCATCACCTACAACCCCATTTCATAATCTACCCATCCAAATCCCATTATTTTGTTGTCATTTATTTCCCATTATACCCATACTTACTTTCTGCAAAGACAAAAATATCTTTGGGTACAAACACTCAATGCAAGAGCTTCACCTAGATATGGAAGTCCAGGCCGTAGAGGATGAAATCAGTCATCTCTGTCAAACGTCAAAaccatcaaaacccaaaaagccACTGCACCTCTCTCCCACAGTTTCCATATTTCCATCATCTCTTAAACCCTTCTCTGTCTTCCTCCTTCTGCGTACATTGCATTGTGAATCTGTGATCTACCATCGCCATGGCAACTCCTCTCACGTCTTTCAGACCCGTTTCGATCCGTCCAAACGCCTCCGGATCCCAGCGACCCGACCCGAATCGCCTCAAGCCTTCCTCCTCCAGCTGGTGGACCCCGCTCTTCGGCTGGTCGTCCGACCCGGCAGAATACATCACCGCTGATCCGGCGCTAAACTTCCGCAACAACGATCTGGTTTCTGGGAGCGACCCGGCCCGACCCGGGTCCAGATTCGGGTTGGGGTGCTTCACGGAAGAGAAGGCGAAGCAGCTCCGGAAGAAGACCCTGGAGACTTCCGCATTCCATGATATCATGTACCACTCGGCCATCGCGTCTCGGCTCGCCTCCGATTTATCGGACCAGTAgcgaaaagagaagaagattgtGGTGCCGGACCGCCGGCGATTGATGTTCTCCGGCGAGATTAGGATGGCTTCTACTTACTTAGTCCTTGCCTTTGGCAATGTAGCCACTTGGCATATTGAAATTTGTCGAaatgaaaatcagaaaatataATGATTTTATGATTTTGTGATTTGTAACTTGGATCTTGgatcttttctctcttttttttttcttttttttttagttttataagTGTTTGGTTGGATCTGGATGGtaatggaaattaatgttgGATTTGATGATTGTAAACCTCTTCCTCCGTCACAATTTTTgaagttcaattttgattaTCCTATAAAATATTGGAAAAGCATCAGGTCTTTGTAGTAAGGGATTTTAAAGTCAATGTGTGTGTTAAATTATTGAAGTgagattttgaaatattttttatggtaAAGTCTACCAAAATTTGCTTGTATTTAATTTAGATGGAGGCAAAAAGCTTATAGCTCAAGTGGTCGAGagcatttatatttttacaactCAGAAGTTTTTACGTAACTCCAATATTACCGAAATATGTAAAATGGGGTTGCTGATATttaaaagaagaggaagcaatATTTTTTACGAATTTTGGAGATATGTCAACAAGTGATACAATATTTGATATAATTTGTTTACcgaccaaataaaaaaaatacaaaatggagtctgaacaaagaaaatgtaTCTACACATTGTATTTAAGATTCAAAGTCCTGTTAGTGCAGCGTCGCCGAAATCCACAATGAAGATGGGGACATATTGACATAGTGACCTTTGAGGTAAAGTCAAACAATTATTTTGGAGAGTTCTTGTGCTAGGGACCATTGGTGGCCCATTAGCCCAATTACATTAAGGCCCATCATAACTACATGTCCATGCCTCATGTACGAGAAACACTTACATGAAACGAGAATAACCTTATTTTGTCATTTCCATTCAATCACGTTATGTCACGCGTGATTACTTTTCCACGTATTAATCTGTGATTGGCCTTAGATAGTAAAAAGGTGATATTCCCAtttcatacaagtttttctaTGCACATACACCTAAACTAGCTTGAGGTGTTATTGTTATCTTCAAGTCCGTAAGGTGACACGTGTTCTCTAATCTTCCTAGGCCATCATCATCAATCTATACTCAAACACCATAAACCCAAATGGAG
It encodes:
- the LOC18784358 gene encoding uncharacterized protein LOC18784358 — protein: MATPLTSFRPVSIRPNASGSQRPDPNRLKPSSSSWWTPLFGWSSDPAEYITADPALNFRNNDLVSGSDPARPGSRFGLGCFTEEKAKQLRKKTLETSAFHDIMYHSAIASRLASDLSDQ